In Candidatus Pelagibacter ubique HIMB140, a single window of DNA contains:
- the dapB gene encoding 4-hydroxy-tetrahydrodipicolinate reductase produces the protein MKKINLAISGCMGRMGQQLIESSKKNKNFKLVTLTENRLVNKKFNGIKPELNSDKAFKKIDVIIDFTVPKCTLEILKIASKLKKKVVIGTTGFSRAQENQIKKYSKKIAILKAGNMSLGVNLLMYLTEIVSKSLNEEYLSKIFEVHHKHKKDYPSGTALMLGKGIADGKNKNLYNLIGKKFLNKKTFPYGKKINFNSIRKGEIIGEHEVKFSSGKEIITLNHEAFDRALYSDGALTASKWLMKKKPGLYSMRDLLNFS, from the coding sequence ATGAAAAAAATTAATTTAGCTATTTCAGGATGCATGGGAAGGATGGGTCAACAACTCATCGAGTCATCTAAGAAAAATAAAAATTTCAAATTAGTTACACTTACAGAAAATAGATTGGTAAATAAAAAATTTAATGGAATTAAACCTGAATTAAATTCTGATAAAGCCTTTAAAAAAATTGATGTAATTATTGATTTTACTGTTCCTAAATGCACCCTTGAAATATTAAAAATAGCATCAAAATTAAAAAAAAAAGTAGTAATTGGTACCACTGGATTTTCTAGAGCTCAAGAAAATCAAATTAAAAAATATTCAAAAAAAATAGCTATTTTAAAAGCTGGTAACATGAGTTTGGGTGTAAATTTATTAATGTATTTAACTGAAATTGTCTCTAAATCACTAAATGAAGAATACTTGAGCAAAATATTTGAGGTACACCACAAACATAAAAAAGACTATCCATCTGGTACAGCATTAATGCTTGGAAAAGGAATTGCTGATGGAAAAAATAAAAATTTATATAATTTAATTGGTAAGAAATTCTTGAATAAAAAAACATTTCCTTATGGAAAAAAAATTAATTTTAACTCAATTAGAAAAGGTGAAATTATTGGTGAACATGAAGTAAAATTCTCAAGTGGTAAAGAAATAATTACATTAAATCATGAGGCTTTTGATAGAGCACTTTACTCAGATGGAGCTTTAACAGCATCAAAATGGTTAATGAAAAAAAAACCAGGATTATATTCAATGAGAGATTTACTTAACTTTTCTTAA
- a CDS encoding nucleotide exchange factor GrpE, translating into MEKEENQNNTPKNENENLEKESEKTEESSAGENKQETPQETKEEIREPTPEEKIAELEDKLARTFAEMENQRRRFEKEKEDAFEYGGSNFAKEALNLIDNLDRSKHVLESDDKLKETDALKKTLEHLEIIKKDLISIFEKNNIKPIDCINKKLDPNFHQAMMEIEDDSKEAGTIVQEIQKGFTIKDRLLRPSLVGVSKKITKIEEKTEQNQENSGDK; encoded by the coding sequence ATGGAAAAAGAAGAAAACCAAAACAACACTCCAAAAAACGAAAATGAGAATTTAGAAAAAGAATCGGAAAAAACTGAGGAAAGCTCAGCAGGTGAAAATAAACAAGAAACACCTCAGGAAACCAAAGAAGAGATTAGAGAACCAACTCCAGAGGAAAAAATTGCAGAACTAGAAGATAAACTGGCACGAACTTTTGCTGAAATGGAAAATCAAAGAAGAAGGTTTGAAAAAGAAAAAGAAGATGCCTTTGAATATGGAGGTTCTAACTTTGCTAAAGAAGCATTAAATTTAATTGATAACTTAGATCGTTCTAAACATGTTTTAGAAAGCGATGACAAATTAAAAGAAACAGACGCTTTAAAGAAGACACTGGAGCATTTAGAAATAATAAAAAAAGATTTAATTTCTATTTTTGAAAAAAACAATATTAAACCAATTGATTGTATTAACAAAAAACTAGATCCTAACTTTCATCAAGCAATGATGGAGATTGAAGATGACTCTAAAGAAGCTGGAACAATTGTTCAAGAAATTCAAAAAGGCTTCACTATTAAAGATAGACTTTTAAGACCTTCATTAGTTGGGGTCTCAAAAAAAATTACCAAAATAGAAGAAAAAACTGAACAAAATCAGGAAAATTCAGGAGATAAATAA
- the dnaK gene encoding molecular chaperone DnaK has product MSKIIGIDLGTTNSCVAVMEGTQAKVLENAEGARTTPSVVAFTDENEKLIGQPAKRQAVTNPENTIFAVKRLIGRNFDDPTVKKDVEAAPFKIVNSEKGDAWIEAKGEKYSPSQISAFILQKMKETAEKYLGSEVTKAVITVPAYFNDAQRQATKDAGKIAGLEVLRIINEPTAASLAYGLDKKQNKKIAVYDLGGGTFDVSILELGDGVFEVKSTNGDTFLGGEDFDNAIVDYLISEFKKDNGIDLKSDKLALQRLKEAAEKAKIELSSAEQTDINLPFITADKTGPKHINLKMTRAKLEALVEDLIARTMPPCQTALKDAGITASEIDEVVMVGGMTRMPKVLAEVKNFFGKDPNKSVNPDEVVAMGAAIQAGVLQGDVKDVLLLDVTPLSLGIETLGGVSTKLIDKNTTIPTKKSQVFSTAEDNQPAVSIRVLQGEREMASDNKLLGNFELVGIAPAPRGVPQIEVTFDIDANGIVNVSAKDKGTGKEQKIQIQASGGLSDEEIEKMVKDAEANKEADKKKRESVDVRNQADTLIHSTEKNLKEHGSKVSDAEKKAIEDASSAVKEALKGEDIEDIKKKTEALVQASMKLGEAIYKSQQSAKPESGKDDGGDDTGKKDENVVDADFEEVKDENKEKSA; this is encoded by the coding sequence ATGAGCAAAATAATTGGAATAGACTTAGGAACAACCAACTCTTGTGTTGCGGTAATGGAAGGAACACAAGCTAAGGTTTTAGAAAATGCAGAAGGAGCAAGAACGACACCTTCAGTAGTTGCATTTACTGATGAAAATGAAAAATTAATAGGTCAACCTGCTAAAAGACAGGCAGTAACAAATCCTGAAAACACAATTTTTGCAGTTAAAAGATTAATCGGAAGAAATTTTGATGATCCAACAGTAAAAAAAGATGTTGAAGCTGCACCATTTAAGATAGTTAACTCTGAAAAAGGAGACGCTTGGATTGAAGCTAAAGGAGAAAAGTATTCTCCCTCACAAATCTCTGCATTCATATTACAAAAGATGAAAGAGACAGCTGAAAAATATTTAGGATCTGAAGTAACAAAAGCTGTAATTACTGTACCAGCATATTTTAACGATGCACAAAGACAAGCTACAAAAGATGCGGGTAAAATTGCAGGACTAGAAGTTTTGAGAATTATCAATGAACCAACTGCTGCATCGCTAGCTTATGGTTTAGACAAAAAACAAAATAAAAAAATTGCTGTATACGATCTAGGTGGAGGAACATTTGATGTTTCTATACTTGAGTTAGGTGACGGTGTATTTGAAGTTAAATCAACTAATGGTGATACTTTTTTAGGTGGTGAAGATTTTGATAATGCTATCGTTGATTATTTAATTTCTGAATTTAAGAAAGATAATGGTATTGATCTTAAATCAGATAAACTTGCTTTGCAGAGATTAAAAGAAGCGGCTGAAAAAGCAAAAATAGAATTATCATCTGCAGAACAAACAGACATAAATTTACCATTTATAACTGCAGATAAAACAGGTCCAAAACACATTAATTTAAAGATGACTAGAGCAAAACTTGAGGCTTTAGTTGAAGACTTAATTGCTAGAACAATGCCTCCATGTCAGACTGCTTTAAAAGATGCAGGAATTACCGCAAGTGAGATAGATGAAGTGGTTATGGTTGGTGGTATGACTAGAATGCCAAAAGTTTTAGCAGAAGTTAAAAATTTTTTTGGAAAAGACCCTAATAAGAGTGTAAACCCAGATGAAGTAGTTGCAATGGGTGCTGCTATTCAAGCAGGAGTTTTACAAGGAGATGTTAAAGACGTTCTTTTATTAGACGTTACACCGTTATCATTAGGTATTGAAACGCTTGGTGGTGTTTCAACAAAACTAATTGATAAAAATACGACAATTCCAACTAAAAAAAGCCAAGTTTTCTCAACCGCTGAAGATAATCAGCCAGCTGTTTCTATTAGAGTTTTACAAGGTGAAAGAGAGATGGCTTCTGATAACAAGTTATTAGGTAATTTTGAATTGGTAGGTATTGCGCCAGCTCCAAGAGGAGTTCCTCAAATTGAAGTTACATTTGATATTGATGCTAACGGTATCGTAAATGTTTCGGCAAAAGACAAGGGAACAGGTAAAGAGCAGAAGATACAAATTCAAGCCTCTGGTGGATTAAGTGATGAAGAAATTGAAAAAATGGTCAAAGATGCTGAAGCTAATAAAGAAGCTGATAAAAAGAAAAGAGAGTCGGTTGATGTTAGAAACCAAGCAGACACTTTAATTCATTCAACTGAGAAAAACTTAAAAGAGCATGGATCAAAAGTTTCAGATGCAGAGAAAAAAGCAATTGAAGATGCATCATCTGCTGTAAAAGAAGCTCTAAAAGGCGAAGATATTGAAGATATCAAGAAAAAAACAGAAGCTTTAGTTCAAGCTTCAATGAAACTTGGAGAAGCAATCTACAAATCACAACAAAGTGCTAAACCAGAATCAGGAAAAGATGATGGTGGAGATGATACAGGTAAAAAAGACGAGAATGTTGTTGATGCTGATTTCGAAGAAGTAAAAGACGAGAATAAAGAAAAAAGCGCATAA
- a CDS encoding YggS family pyridoxal phosphate-dependent enzyme: protein MHNTVKNLLDIDNNIQVNLNKFNINRTPKIIAVSKTFEIDKILPLIEHGHIDFGENKVQEANEKWSAIKKNNLQIKLHMIGKLQTNKVKYAVRIFDYIHSVDSTKLAKKIADEQKKINKKIKVFLQINIGEEEQKSGVKKEETGQLVSYCKEIGLDLIGLMCIPPANIDPNNYFKEISKLNKSFDLNELSMGMSSDYLVAVKHSATYVRIGSSIFGQRN, encoded by the coding sequence ATGCATAACACTGTTAAAAATTTATTAGATATTGATAATAATATTCAAGTTAATCTCAATAAATTTAATATTAATAGAACCCCTAAAATTATAGCAGTATCCAAAACTTTTGAAATTGACAAAATTTTACCACTTATAGAACATGGACATATTGATTTTGGAGAAAATAAAGTTCAGGAAGCAAATGAAAAATGGTCGGCAATTAAAAAAAACAATTTGCAGATAAAATTACATATGATTGGAAAATTACAGACGAACAAAGTAAAATACGCAGTAAGAATATTCGATTATATCCATTCAGTTGATAGCACGAAACTTGCTAAAAAAATTGCTGATGAACAAAAAAAAATAAATAAAAAAATTAAAGTTTTTTTGCAGATAAACATAGGTGAGGAAGAACAAAAATCAGGTGTTAAAAAAGAAGAAACAGGTCAGCTAGTTTCTTACTGTAAAGAAATTGGATTAGATTTAATTGGACTCATGTGTATTCCCCCAGCAAATATTGATCCTAATAATTATTTTAAAGAGATTAGCAAACTAAATAAATCTTTCGATTTAAATGAGTTAAGTATGGGCATGTCTTCTGATTATCTTGTTGCAGTTAAACACTCCGCTACATATGTTAGGATTGGATCTAGTATCTTTGGTCAACGAAATTAA
- a CDS encoding thiamine phosphate synthase — protein MHKNTKYYFINKFETNNIDKQNKQTIIIYRNYSSENADEKLILKIKNYCKKKRIKFYLSNNIRLAIKLNLDGAYIPSFNKYTKHLSYSLKKNFKIIGSAHNLKEIKIKEIQKVDQIFLSSLFKKNKNYLGINKFRLLSKLTKKEVVVLGGISKNNIKKLKILNQSKFAGISYFE, from the coding sequence ATGCATAAAAATACTAAATATTACTTCATAAATAAATTTGAAACAAACAATATTGATAAACAAAACAAGCAAACTATTATTATCTATAGAAACTATTCATCAGAAAATGCAGATGAAAAACTTATTTTAAAAATTAAAAACTATTGTAAAAAAAAAAGAATAAAGTTTTATCTATCTAATAACATTCGACTTGCAATAAAACTTAATTTAGACGGGGCGTATATTCCATCATTTAATAAATATACAAAGCATTTATCCTATTCCTTAAAAAAAAATTTCAAAATTATAGGATCTGCACACAATCTTAAAGAAATAAAAATTAAAGAAATACAAAAAGTTGATCAAATTTTCTTATCATCATTATTTAAAAAAAATAAAAATTATTTAGGAATAAATAAATTTAGATTACTTTCAAAGCTTACAAAAAAAGAAGTGGTTGTTTTGGGTGGTATTTCTAAAAACAATATAAAAAAACTCAAAATTTTAAATCAATCTAAATTTGCTGGAATATCTTATTTTGAATAA
- the rdgB gene encoding RdgB/HAM1 family non-canonical purine NTP pyrophosphatase codes for MSKQKIKQLLIGTNNKGKLREIRSLLPNYIKIYSTSNYKLKSPAENGKTFEENSLIKSKHFSKKTGLICLADDSGLEIDHLDKRPGIYSARWGGKSGDFNKAIKKVFRELDKKDKNWKNKKIKARFVCALSISYLNKKIACVVGKVEGRISNEPKGKNGFGYDPIFIPLKKSKTFGEMKPSQKYKMDHRYQAFKKLKRFL; via the coding sequence ATGTCTAAGCAAAAAATTAAACAATTACTCATTGGGACTAACAACAAGGGTAAATTAAGAGAAATTAGGAGTTTATTACCAAATTACATCAAAATTTACTCTACCTCTAATTATAAACTGAAAAGTCCTGCTGAAAATGGAAAAACTTTTGAGGAAAATTCCTTAATTAAATCAAAACATTTCTCTAAAAAGACTGGTCTAATATGTTTGGCTGATGATTCTGGTTTGGAGATAGATCATTTAGATAAAAGACCTGGAATTTATTCTGCTCGATGGGGAGGAAAATCTGGGGATTTTAATAAAGCTATTAAAAAAGTATTTAGAGAGTTAGATAAAAAAGATAAGAATTGGAAAAATAAAAAAATTAAAGCAAGATTTGTTTGTGCCCTATCGATCTCTTATTTAAATAAAAAAATTGCTTGTGTAGTAGGCAAAGTTGAGGGTCGAATATCAAATGAGCCAAAGGGGAAAAATGGATTTGGTTATGATCCAATTTTTATTCCACTAAAAAAATCTAAAACATTTGGTGAAATGAAACCATCCCAAAAATACAAAATGGACCATCGTTATCAAGCTTTTAAAAAACTTAAAAGATTTTTGTAA
- a CDS encoding adenosine kinase has translation MKILGIGNAIVDVICKVDDNFIEENNLTKSTMKLFFDENEFKDLLKNLKIEKTVSGGSVANSIVGISQLGNKVGFIGKISDDKFGSNYEEGLKKENVEYFYSKKKEVLPTGTCLILVTPDSERTMCTFLGTAGKINENDVDTNAIKRSEIIFLEGYLWDKGEPKKAFDKAINNAKKVAMSLSDLFCVERHKPHFLKLVKNKLDIIFANEQEVTSLIDAKNFEEVINFSKQLNKLFVITRGEKGAIAVNGDEVIEDDIEKNLKIIDLTGAGDLFAAGFLHGYINKLDTMECLKKGTEMSSRVIQQIGARL, from the coding sequence ATGAAAATTTTGGGAATAGGTAATGCTATTGTAGATGTAATTTGTAAAGTAGATGACAATTTCATTGAGGAAAATAATCTTACAAAAAGTACTATGAAATTATTCTTTGATGAAAATGAGTTCAAAGATCTATTAAAAAATCTTAAAATAGAAAAAACAGTTTCTGGAGGATCAGTTGCAAACTCTATAGTCGGTATATCTCAACTTGGTAATAAAGTTGGATTTATAGGAAAAATTTCAGATGATAAATTTGGTAGTAATTACGAGGAAGGTTTAAAAAAGGAAAATGTAGAATATTTTTATTCAAAAAAAAAAGAAGTATTACCAACAGGAACATGTTTAATCTTGGTAACTCCAGACTCAGAGAGAACTATGTGTACTTTTTTAGGTACGGCAGGAAAAATTAATGAAAACGATGTTGATACCAATGCTATTAAAAGAAGTGAGATAATTTTTTTAGAGGGATATCTGTGGGACAAGGGAGAACCTAAGAAAGCTTTCGATAAAGCAATAAATAATGCAAAAAAAGTTGCTATGTCACTTTCTGACTTATTTTGTGTAGAAAGACATAAACCTCATTTTTTAAAATTAGTTAAAAACAAGCTTGATATAATTTTTGCTAACGAACAAGAAGTTACATCATTAATTGATGCAAAGAACTTTGAAGAAGTTATAAATTTTTCAAAACAACTTAATAAATTATTTGTTATAACTAGGGGGGAAAAAGGTGCAATTGCGGTTAATGGAGATGAGGTTATTGAAGACGATATTGAAAAAAATCTAAAAATTATCGATCTTACAGGTGCAGGTGATTTATTTGCTGCAGGATTTTTACATGGATACATTAATAAATTAGATACAATGGAATGTCTAAAAAAAGGGACAGAAATGTCATCTAGAGTAATACAGCAAATTGGTGCAAGACTTTAG
- a CDS encoding penicillin-binding protein activator, whose amino-acid sequence MKKIIKIISISLSLLFLNLLNIVSANEKIKIGLLVPMTGENKNLGSSIIKAVSLAIKDINNDLIEIYPKDTATRANQTLKSAFELKQIGIKIVIGPIFHESLTYLDEMKDLTFLSLTNKTLDLPENVISAGINSTSQFNTIKKFLDNNNLQKTLFLTPIQNFEFEVKDGVKNSKIKVFKNFEYNTEPTKLTKQIEEITKYKIRKQNLVNEIRRIQESNEPNKERKIKSLEKRYTIGDVNFDSVVISDFDESLKSVATSLLYTDVSPKNKYFITLNQWFDESLMEEKNIQPIYYPSINKENFDDYKIKYFNAYNQNPSHLSLLSYDLVGLVYYLSLKSDLSKMDKLFKKKNSFKGKIGIFDIKDNKINHRLNFYKIENKKLTKIF is encoded by the coding sequence ATGAAAAAGATTATCAAAATTATTTCTATTTCTTTGTCTCTCTTATTCTTAAACTTGTTAAATATAGTTAGTGCCAATGAAAAAATAAAAATTGGGCTGTTAGTTCCGATGACTGGAGAAAATAAAAATCTGGGATCATCTATTATTAAAGCTGTAAGTTTAGCTATCAAAGATATTAACAATGATTTAATTGAAATTTATCCAAAAGATACCGCAACAAGAGCTAACCAAACTCTTAAGTCTGCTTTTGAATTAAAACAAATAGGAATAAAAATTGTTATTGGACCAATATTTCATGAAAGTTTAACTTATTTAGATGAGATGAAGGATTTAACTTTTTTATCACTAACAAATAAAACTTTAGATTTGCCTGAAAATGTAATTTCTGCTGGAATAAATTCAACTTCACAGTTTAATACTATAAAAAAATTTTTAGATAATAATAATTTACAAAAAACTCTTTTTTTAACACCAATTCAGAACTTTGAGTTTGAAGTAAAAGATGGTGTTAAGAATTCTAAAATAAAAGTTTTTAAAAATTTTGAATATAATACTGAACCAACAAAACTTACAAAACAGATTGAGGAAATAACTAAATACAAAATTAGAAAACAAAATCTAGTGAATGAAATAAGAAGAATTCAAGAGTCAAATGAACCAAATAAAGAAAGGAAAATAAAAAGCTTGGAAAAAAGGTACACGATTGGAGATGTAAATTTTGATTCAGTTGTTATATCTGATTTTGATGAAAGCCTTAAGAGTGTTGCAACCTCTTTACTCTACACTGATGTGTCTCCAAAAAATAAATACTTTATAACCCTTAACCAATGGTTTGATGAAAGTTTAATGGAAGAAAAAAATATTCAACCAATTTATTATCCATCAATTAATAAAGAAAATTTTGATGATTATAAAATTAAATATTTTAATGCTTATAATCAAAACCCATCTCATCTCTCACTGTTAAGTTATGATTTAGTTGGTTTAGTGTATTATCTTTCATTAAAATCAGATCTTTCAAAAATGGACAAATTATTTAAGAAAAAAAATTCATTTAAAGGTAAGATAGGAATTTTTGATATTAAAGATAACAAAATTAATCACAGATTAAATTTTTATAAAATAGAAAATAAAAAACTTACAAAAATCTTTTAA
- a CDS encoding L,D-transpeptidase family protein: protein MTILVKNKHTLQLDEFTFNCCIGKKGSTKNKKEGDKKTPKGTFKLENLYFRKDRLKKPLTKLKSIEIKRNMGWCDDTRFPKKYNKLIKIKKKIRHEKLRRSDHKYDLLIPIKYNFEKPITGLGSCIFIHLTKDFKTTAGCIALKKKDFLILLKLIKKNSKIKIF from the coding sequence ATGACAATTTTGGTAAAAAATAAACATACTCTTCAACTAGATGAATTTACATTTAACTGTTGTATAGGAAAAAAAGGGTCAACAAAAAACAAGAAAGAAGGAGACAAAAAAACTCCAAAAGGTACATTCAAACTTGAAAACCTTTACTTTAGGAAAGATCGTTTAAAAAAACCACTAACAAAACTTAAAAGTATTGAGATAAAAAGAAATATGGGTTGGTGTGATGATACTCGCTTTCCAAAAAAATATAACAAACTTATCAAAATTAAAAAAAAAATTAGACATGAAAAATTACGAAGAAGTGATCATAAATATGATTTGCTAATACCGATTAAATACAATTTTGAGAAACCTATTACTGGGCTAGGAAGTTGCATTTTTATTCACTTAACAAAAGATTTTAAAACTACAGCTGGATGTATTGCTTTAAAAAAAAAAGATTTTTTAATTCTACTTAAATTAATCAAAAAAAATTCTAAAATTAAAATTTTTTAA
- a CDS encoding winged helix-turn-helix domain-containing protein — protein sequence MLIKNIIIYKFLELYHILEELCSDLNFNILYADDKNILNDKLKNLGNYLVITNNANLNINRQFVLNQIPISIYKLAEKINIEFLKAQFNNQSEVKVKNYIIDLNSREILLKKIKLKLTEKEINTITFLSKSNKPVSVDELQEKVWRYQFDIETHTVETHIYRLRKKILNTFNDHEFIISKKNGYQIK from the coding sequence ATGTTAATTAAGAATATAATAATTTATAAATTTTTAGAATTATATCATATTCTAGAAGAACTTTGCTCAGATTTAAATTTTAACATTTTATATGCAGATGATAAAAATATTTTAAATGATAAATTAAAAAATCTTGGTAATTATTTAGTTATAACAAACAATGCAAACTTGAATATTAATCGTCAATTTGTTTTAAACCAAATACCTATAAGTATTTATAAATTAGCAGAAAAAATTAACATTGAATTTCTAAAAGCACAGTTCAACAACCAATCAGAAGTAAAAGTAAAAAATTATATTATTGATTTAAATTCTAGAGAAATCTTATTAAAAAAAATTAAGCTTAAATTGACTGAAAAAGAAATTAATACAATTACTTTTTTGTCTAAATCAAATAAGCCTGTGAGTGTTGATGAGCTACAGGAAAAGGTGTGGAGGTATCAATTTGATATAGAAACACATACTGTTGAAACTCACATTTATCGATTAAGAAAAAAAATTCTAAATACTTTTAATGATCATGAATTTATAATTAGCAAAAAAAATGGTTATCAAATTAAATAA
- the dnaJ gene encoding molecular chaperone DnaJ, with protein MAKRDYYDVLGVNKSASPDELKSAYRKLAVKYHPDKNPGDSKAEEKFKEASEAYGILSDKEKKQNYDNFGHAAFENGGGRPGGGFGGFSGADFSDIFEDFFGDFGGGGRSRNRRSNNRGSDLRYDLSISLEEAYHGKKQDIKFATTEQCGTCKGNGSEPGYSPDRCSYCGGNGRIRSNQGFFTVQQTCPQCNGNGEEITNPCNDCNGQGKKQASKKISVTIPKGVDDGTRIRLAGKGEAGSRGGATGDLYLFINVHSHELFKRSDENLFFEFPLSLADAALGTTIEIPTIDGGRAKIKIPDGTQNGKQFRLKGKGMPFMRRGDFGDLYVQVKTEVPVYLNKKQKELLEQFREIENDKSNPSIKKFFQKAKDFWKN; from the coding sequence ATGGCTAAAAGAGACTATTATGATGTCCTAGGCGTTAACAAAAGCGCAAGTCCTGATGAGCTAAAATCTGCATATAGAAAACTAGCAGTTAAATATCATCCAGATAAAAATCCAGGTGATTCAAAGGCTGAGGAGAAATTTAAGGAAGCTAGTGAAGCCTACGGAATACTTTCAGACAAAGAAAAAAAACAAAACTACGATAACTTTGGACATGCTGCATTTGAAAATGGTGGCGGTAGACCAGGTGGCGGTTTTGGTGGTTTTAGTGGAGCTGATTTTTCAGATATTTTTGAAGATTTCTTTGGTGATTTTGGAGGTGGAGGGAGATCAAGAAACAGAAGGTCAAACAACAGAGGTTCAGATTTAAGGTACGATTTGTCAATTTCATTAGAGGAAGCTTATCACGGGAAAAAACAAGATATAAAATTTGCAACTACTGAGCAATGTGGAACTTGTAAAGGTAATGGTTCAGAACCAGGTTACTCTCCAGACAGGTGCTCTTATTGTGGAGGAAATGGAAGAATAAGATCTAACCAGGGTTTCTTTACTGTTCAACAAACATGTCCACAATGTAATGGTAATGGTGAAGAAATCACCAATCCATGCAATGATTGTAATGGTCAGGGCAAAAAACAAGCATCCAAAAAAATATCTGTAACTATTCCGAAAGGAGTAGATGATGGTACTAGAATAAGACTTGCTGGAAAGGGTGAAGCTGGCAGCAGAGGTGGTGCTACAGGTGATTTATATTTATTTATAAATGTTCATTCTCATGAACTATTTAAAAGATCAGATGAAAACTTATTTTTTGAATTTCCTCTATCTCTTGCTGATGCGGCTCTCGGAACTACTATTGAAATACCAACAATTGATGGTGGGCGGGCAAAAATAAAAATTCCAGATGGAACTCAAAATGGTAAACAATTTAGATTAAAAGGTAAAGGAATGCCATTTATGAGAAGAGGTGATTTTGGTGATTTATATGTTCAGGTAAAAACAGAAGTGCCTGTATATTTAAACAAAAAACAGAAAGAATTATTAGAACAATTTAGAGAAATAGAAAACGACAAGTCAAATCCAAGTATTAAAAAGTTTTTTCAAAAAGCAAAAGACTTTTGGAAGAATTAA
- the nth gene encoding endonuclease III — protein MNEKEKAKIIIKTLNKIYPKAPVPLKSKNTFTLLISVLLSAQCTDINVNNVTKHIYPKYYKPEHFVKLGRKKIEKLIKKIGIFRIKAKSIYLMSKQVLEKHEGKVPRTFEELEKLPGVGHKTASVVMSQGFGFPAFAIDTHIHRLAQRWGLTNGKNVVQTEKDLKRIFPKKTWSKLHLQIIFYGREYCKARDCYGLSCKICTTCYPNRKKPVITKKA, from the coding sequence ATGAATGAAAAAGAAAAAGCAAAAATAATTATCAAAACTTTAAATAAAATTTATCCTAAAGCACCAGTTCCTCTAAAAAGTAAAAATACTTTCACTCTTTTAATTTCAGTTTTACTGTCTGCTCAATGTACTGATATAAATGTCAACAATGTAACAAAACATATATATCCAAAATACTATAAGCCAGAACATTTTGTAAAATTAGGAAGAAAGAAAATTGAAAAATTAATAAAAAAAATTGGGATTTTTAGAATCAAAGCTAAAAGCATTTACTTGATGTCAAAACAAGTGCTAGAAAAACATGAGGGTAAAGTACCTAGAACTTTTGAAGAACTTGAAAAATTACCTGGTGTGGGCCATAAAACAGCAAGTGTAGTAATGTCTCAAGGTTTTGGATTTCCAGCTTTTGCTATAGATACTCATATTCACAGACTTGCACAAAGATGGGGTTTAACAAATGGAAAAAATGTAGTTCAGACTGAGAAAGATCTAAAAAGAATTTTTCCAAAAAAAACCTGGTCAAAACTTCATTTACAGATAATTTTTTATGGTAGAGAATATTGTAAAGCTAGAGATTGTTATGGGCTAAGTTGTAAAATATGTACTACGTGCTACCCAAATAGAAAAAAACCTGTTATTACAAAAAAAGCTTGA